The Acidimicrobiia bacterium genome includes a window with the following:
- a CDS encoding RelA/SpoT family protein, which yields MVNVNSVLDVSVTGCVDDGTVFRCLDWEGVLPQGLVSSPGGVLVSKLIRELRQACFRCDPEFDLGLVDAGIRLALDAHSDQKRLSGEPFVTHPLAVANILAGLGVSAPVVTAAVCHDVLEDTGVTVEMLTKATSVEVARLVEAVSKIVVPASGGVDSQAATLQKMLTAALGDPRVVLIKSADRLHNMRTLGVLPPEKQDRIALETREVYAPLAFRMGASVIARELEDLAFQRLEPEMFGMVSQLIARLSPQRDAMLTKVTSELSRELKAAGLECVISGRTKHVWSTYKKVVNLDPGDWDEMLGVWDLVGVRVVCENVRDCYATLGVVHELWRPLPNRFRDYIASPKFNLYQSLHVNVLGPGGVPVEIQIRTQEMHERATIGVAAHWAYKKGGPPTTQDLEWMLRLVEWQTTADTAEEYLEAVVAELTEDEIQVFTPSGEMVSLPSGATALDFAYQIHTDIGHGATGVKIDGQPGLLTGQLQPGVTVQVLGGRRSGPDLEWFRVVRTPRAREAIKRWFGKAARQLTNEPTTPTSQ from the coding sequence ATGGTTAACGTTAACAGTGTTTTAGATGTGTCTGTGACAGGTTGTGTGGATGATGGTACGGTATTTCGTTGTTTAGATTGGGAAGGGGTGTTACCGCAGGGGTTGGTGTCATCTCCTGGTGGGGTGTTGGTGTCCAAACTGATCCGCGAGTTGCGACAAGCCTGTTTTAGGTGTGACCCGGAGTTTGATTTAGGTTTAGTGGATGCTGGGATCCGTTTAGCTCTCGACGCTCACAGCGACCAGAAACGGTTATCGGGGGAACCGTTTGTGACACACCCTTTAGCTGTCGCTAACATTTTAGCTGGGCTTGGTGTTTCAGCGCCGGTAGTTACCGCAGCGGTTTGTCATGACGTGTTGGAAGACACTGGTGTCACAGTTGAAATGTTAACGAAAGCGACTTCTGTTGAAGTTGCGCGTCTAGTTGAAGCGGTTTCTAAAATTGTGGTACCAGCTTCGGGTGGGGTTGATTCTCAGGCTGCCACGTTACAAAAAATGTTGACCGCCGCTCTTGGCGACCCGAGGGTTGTGTTGATCAAATCAGCTGACCGTTTGCACAACATGCGAACTTTAGGGGTGCTACCCCCAGAGAAACAGGACCGTATTGCTTTAGAAACACGGGAAGTGTATGCGCCTTTAGCGTTCCGTATGGGGGCATCGGTTATTGCGAGAGAGTTGGAAGATTTAGCGTTCCAACGGTTAGAACCCGAAATGTTTGGGATGGTGTCGCAACTTATTGCCAGGCTGTCACCGCAACGCGATGCCATGCTAACAAAAGTGACATCAGAGTTGTCCCGTGAGCTAAAGGCCGCCGGGTTGGAATGTGTTATTTCGGGGCGGACAAAACATGTGTGGTCTACCTACAAAAAGGTTGTGAATCTCGATCCGGGTGACTGGGACGAAATGCTTGGTGTGTGGGACCTCGTAGGGGTGCGGGTGGTGTGTGAAAATGTGCGGGATTGTTACGCCACGTTGGGGGTAGTGCATGAGTTGTGGCGGCCGCTACCAAACCGGTTCCGTGACTATATAGCATCCCCAAAGTTTAACTTGTACCAGTCGTTACATGTAAACGTGTTGGGCCCTGGTGGGGTACCTGTTGAGATCCAGATACGTACCCAAGAGATGCATGAGCGGGCCACGATAGGTGTCGCTGCTCATTGGGCATACAAAAAAGGTGGTCCGCCTACAACCCAGGATTTAGAATGGATGTTACGGCTTGTGGAGTGGCAAACCACAGCTGACACAGCTGAAGAGTATTTAGAAGCTGTTGTAGCGGAACTCACCGAGGACGAAATCCAAGTATTTACCCCTTCTGGGGAGATGGTGTCGTTACCTTCTGGTGCTACAGCACTAGATTTTGCTTACCAGATCCATACCGATATTGGTCACGGCGCTACCGGCGTTAAAATTGATGGGCAGCCAGGGTTGTTGACAGGGCAGCTACAGCCAGGTGTCACGGTACAGGTGTTGGGTGGTCGGCGTAGCGGCCCTGATTTGGAATGGTTTCGGGTTGTTCGCACCCCTAGAGCTAGGGAAGCGATTAAACGTTGGTTTGGGAAAGCCGCCCGGCAACTAACCAACGAACCCACAACCCCAACCAGCCAGTAA